The stretch of DNA GGAGTAATTTAATGAAATGGATAGGTAGTATGTTAGTTATTTTAATGTCGCTTAGTTTACATGTTGCGAAAGCTTCCGACCAATCCGAAGAACTACTAGAAGCGGCAAATGAAGGGCTAGAAACGTTTAAGCGCGTCGTTGCCCATGAGTATGCTGGCTACGGATACGAAAGCGTTCAACAGCTAAACGAGGCAAAAATAGCTTTTGGAGTAGAAATTTTTCAATTAGATTTTGATGTGCTAGAAAGTAAAAAATATAAAAAAATAAGAGAAGCTACAATTGCGACGGACGAGTGGGAGTTTTTCGTTACTTCTAGTAATGATGTGTCTTCTATACTAAGGGTAGCGAAAGATGCTAACGGTGACTATAGTGCCGTTTCATTTGGAGGCGACGCAAAAAATCTTATAAGCATGATCCATTCAGTAGAAAAGTTAACCTCGATAATAGATCCTCTACTAATCGTAATCGGAAATAAATATTACATACTTTACGAAACTGTGAATGGAAAAGAGTATATGATGAAGGTTCCAGAACCGTCTGAATTTACGACGTATAGTGATGTAGATGCTAAAGATTTCGGTGAGAAGCTACTAGAAAATGTGAAAAAATTAAAGCCGGGTGAGCGTGGGGGAATTGATGGCGGAATTTTTCCAATTGAGACGGCTCAATCGAAAGAAGCATCTCCTATAATATCGGCAGAAAAAGGTTTAGTATCGATTACACTAATAGCTATTGTAATGACGTTATTCTTTTTCGTGAGAGAAAGGTATCGCAAAAAAGAGAGTTAAAATACGCAAAAAAGTGCTAATATTTACATATAGGATAGATAGTATACTTTAATACTGTTTATCCTATTCTTTATGGTGATTTTTTGAAAGGTTACGATGGTTTAAAAGTATCATTTTAGAGTCCCATGTTAAAATTAATGTTATAGTTAGAAAGATAAATTCTTAAAAATGAGTAGGTGAACAACATGATTGAAGTAAAAACATCTTCAGTTAGTGATGGGGAATTCAATAGAGGGGTATTTGCTACACGTGATATTAAAAAAGGAGAGCTTATACATGAAGCGCCTGTACTTTCTTATCCGAACGACCAGCATCAACATATCGAGAAAACAAATCTCGCTGATTACGCTTTTGAGTATGGGGAAAACCATTCAGCAATCCTTCTAGGATATGGAATGTTATTTAACCATTCTTATGAACCTAATGCAAATTATGAAATTAATTTTAGAAATCATACATTTGAATTCTATGCATTCACAAATATTAAAAAGGGCGATGAGATTCTAATCAATTATAATGGCGATGTCGATGACAAAGATCCGTTATGGTTTAATCAGGACTAAACAATCGTTAGTTGAATAAGAAAGGACGGGGTTGTTCTAAGAGTCAGTAAAGACTGACTTTTAGAATAACCCCGTCCTTTAATTTATTTTTCGAGCTTTTTTGTTTTGCTTACGTTATTTTAACAGTCTTAAACCGTTTAAAATAACGAGTATCGTGCTTCCTTCGTGACCGATCACACCGAAAGGTAAGTCAATAATTTGTAAAAAGTTAGAAGCAATAAGTAACATAATAACGGTAATGGAGAAAATAACATTTTGTTTAATAATCCGGTTCATTCGTTTCGATAATTCAATGGCTTCCGCGATTTTATTTAGATCGTTCTTCATTAATACAACGTCCGCTGTTTCTAATGCAACATCGGTACCTTCACCCATTGCAATTCCGACGTTTGCAGTTGCAAGTGCAGGTGCGTCATTAATACCGTCACCAACCATCCCAACTGCTGCAAATTTTTGTTTTAAATCTTTAATAGAACTCACTTTTTCTTCTGGCAAACATTCCGCAATATAGTTAGTAATGGCTGCTTCTTTTGCAATCGCACTAGCTGTTGTTTTGCTATCACCTGTTAACATAATAGCTTGAACATTTAAAGAAGTAAGCTGTTTAATGGCTGCAGCTGTTTCTTGGCGGACAATATCTTTTAAAGCAAGCACACCACAAATTCCTTGATCATCTTTTGCGAATACGACTGTTTTTCCTTCTTGGGCAAATGCTGACGTATCTGCAAATTTTAGCGCTTCATCTCTACCAACAAAATCAGCTTTTCCGATTAATATCGTTTTATTGTTTATAGTTCCGACAATTCCCCAACCAGCCTTATCTTCTAGTTGGTCTGGACGTTGTAACGGTTTCGTGCTGTTTTTTTTCGCATACGCCGTAATCGCTTGTGCTAACGGATGGTTTGAATGGCTTTCAATCGAGCCAACCGTGTATAGGAAATCTTCTTTTGTCCAATCGTCCCGAACAATAACATCGGTAACTTCAGGCTTCCCTTTCGTTAACGTTCCAGTTTTATCAAAAGCAATCGCTTGTAGGTTACTTAAGTTCTCTAAGTGAACGCCACCTTTGAACAAAATACCTTTTCTAGCACCGTTAGAGATAGCTGAAAGAGTTGCTGGCATAACAGATGCAACTAAGGCACACGGTGAGGCAACAACGAGTAATATCATCGCGCGATAAAACGTTTCGTTCCAGCTCCAACCTAGAAGTAGAACAGGTAAAAACATCATAAGTCCGACAACGATTAGAACGATTTTTACGTAAGGACCTTCAAAACGTTCAATAAACTGTTGAGAAGGGGATTTTTCACTTTGAGCGTTTTGGACAAGGTTTATGATTTTTTGGAAAAGCGTTTCATTTGCTCGTTTTTTTACTTCCACTGTAATCGAACCATTTAAATTCATCGTTCCTGCATAAACAATATCTTGTTCTTTTTTACTTTGTGGCATCGACTCTCCCGTAATAGCAGCTTCATCAATGTTTGAAGTTCCTTGAAGGATCGCGCCATCAGCTGGAATTCTCTCACCAGGCTTTACTAAAATCGTATCGCCAATTTGTAATTCAGAGATGTGAACTTTTTCTTCACGGCCACCAACAATACGCAATGCTTCTTCAGGTTGAATGTCCATTAGCGCAGATATTTCACGATTGCTTCGGTTCATCGTGTACGTTTCTAGTGCACCACTTAATGCAAAAATGAAAATGAGGATAGCTCCTTCCATCCAATACCCGATAATAGCAGCACCAATCGCCGCAAAGATCATCAACATTTCAACATTCAATTCTTTTTCTGCAATGGTATCT from Sutcliffiella cohnii encodes:
- a CDS encoding heavy metal translocating P-type ATPase — encoded protein: MNAETKQMTTPIAMNNEEKVSLIEKGKQHIELLFAIISGVLILVGWLLMNVELTAVSVPIFILAYVIGGFFKAKEGIEDTIAEKELNVEMLMIFAAIGAAIIGYWMEGAILIFIFALSGALETYTMNRSNREISALMDIQPEEALRIVGGREEKVHISELQIGDTILVKPGERIPADGAILQGTSNIDEAAITGESMPQSKKEQDIVYAGTMNLNGSITVEVKKRANETLFQKIINLVQNAQSEKSPSQQFIERFEGPYVKIVLIVVGLMMFLPVLLLGWSWNETFYRAMILLVVASPCALVASVMPATLSAISNGARKGILFKGGVHLENLSNLQAIAFDKTGTLTKGKPEVTDVIVRDDWTKEDFLYTVGSIESHSNHPLAQAITAYAKKNSTKPLQRPDQLEDKAGWGIVGTINNKTILIGKADFVGRDEALKFADTSAFAQEGKTVVFAKDDQGICGVLALKDIVRQETAAAIKQLTSLNVQAIMLTGDSKTTASAIAKEAAITNYIAECLPEEKVSSIKDLKQKFAAVGMVGDGINDAPALATANVGIAMGEGTDVALETADVVLMKNDLNKIAEAIELSKRMNRIIKQNVIFSITVIMLLIASNFLQIIDLPFGVIGHEGSTILVILNGLRLLK
- a CDS encoding SET domain-containing protein translates to MIEVKTSSVSDGEFNRGVFATRDIKKGELIHEAPVLSYPNDQHQHIEKTNLADYAFEYGENHSAILLGYGMLFNHSYEPNANYEINFRNHTFEFYAFTNIKKGDEILINYNGDVDDKDPLWFNQD